In Lycium ferocissimum isolate CSIRO_LF1 chromosome 11, AGI_CSIRO_Lferr_CH_V1, whole genome shotgun sequence, a single genomic region encodes these proteins:
- the LOC132036104 gene encoding F-box protein At3g07870-like, with protein sequence MNILEQFSVFLYLPAQNQLELTRSIQQWKKIEYLTKISIYTASFIFILISKTAKRNQLTNHNKKMEKLSSEIVIDILSRLPIKSLVRCRDLEDPVSVVVGFGFLPKMNVYKVVEIVYYKREIVDDDLRSNVYVYTMGDDNSWRHIGSSPYSLRGRYFSEAFVDGAVHWVSSGYDGPKLVDRIVAFDLENEVFRVIPHPDFDSGRLNYTLGVLQGCLSATRYKVQDYVEIWIMKDYGVKESWTKCLKIVCSEVGLMIGAVQPLLFPRNGEVMLQHGGTLFCYNPLTKKLRELRISGMPRSFKAFIHVGSLVSPRKLLKFENTEFA encoded by the exons atgaatatTCTCGAACAATTCTcagtttttctttatttgccAGCTCAAAATCAACTGGAGCTAACAAGAAGCATTCAACAATGGAAAAAGATTgaatatttaacaaaaatatCTATATACACAGCTTCCTTCATCTTCATTCTTATCTCTAAAACTGCCAAAAGGAACCAATTAACCAATCAcaacaaaaaaatggagaagcTCTCAAGTGAGATTGTGATTGACATACTTTCAAGATTACCTATCAAGTCCCTTGTAAGGTGCAG GGATTTGGAGGATCCTGTTAGTGTTGTTGTGGGGTTTGGTTTTTTGCCTAAGATGAATGTATATAAGGTGGTGGAAATTGTGTATTATAAGAGGGAAATAGTTGATGATGATTTGAGGTCTAATGTTTATGTATACACTATGGGGGATGATAATTCATGGAGACATATTGGCTCTTCTCCTTATTCACTGCGCGGTAGGTATTTCTCCGAGGCATTTGTGGATGGAGCTGTTCATTGGGTTAGTTCTGGCTATGATGGTCCTAAACTTGTTGATCGGATTGTTGCGTTTGATTTGGAAAATGAAGTGTTTAGAGTCATTCCTCATCCTGATTTTGATTCGGGTAGACTTAACTATACTTTGGGAGTTTTACAAGGTTGTCTTTCGGCTACTAGATATAAGGTTCAAGATTATGTGGAAATTTGGATAATGAAGGATTATGGTGTCAAGGAGTCGTGGACAAAGTGTTTAAAAATAGTTTGTAGTGAAGTTGGGCTAATGATCGGAGCAGTCCAGCCGCTCTTGTTCCCGAGAAATGGAGAAGTGATGCTGCAGCATGGTGGCACTTTGTTTTGTTATAATCCTCTGACAAAGAAACTACGCGAACTTCGTATTTCTGGAATGCCACGGTCCTTCAAGGCGTTTATTCATGTTGGCTCTCTTGTTTCACCCCGAAAGTTATTAAAATTCGAGAATACTGAATTTGCTTGA